From Desulfobulbaceae bacterium:
ATTAAAAATCCAAAATGGTGCGCATGAAAAAACCATGCACACCCTACGGTGGCTACGAAACGCCCGGATCGTGAAATAACGGTTCGGGCGTTTTTGCGTTGTGTGGTATGATTTGCTGTCTGCCTTAAATCATGCCATGATGCGGAGCGTATAAATGTCACAATATCGGCGCGATAATACCCCAGGGGCAACCTGGTTTTTCACGGTTGTTACATATAAAAGACAACGTTTTCTTTGTGATGAGCCGGTTCGTTTGGCTTTACGAAAGGCTATTATGGAAACCAGGAAGAATTGGCCGTTTCGGATTGATTCTTGGGTGTTACTGCCCGATCATCTGCACTGTATCTGGTCTCTACCGGAAGGGGATGCTGATTTTGCTACCCGCTGGAATTTGATAAAACGTCGGACAAGTAAAGCGTTGAAGGGGTCGTATTATAACGATTGTCTGATGACTGATTCTAAAACTTCGCGTCGAGAGCTAACATTTTGGCAACGTCGATATTGGGAGCATCGGATTCGTGATGATCGGGATTTTGAACGGCATATCGATTACATCCATTATAATCCGGTAAAGCATGGCTATTCGCAAGCGCCATCGGAATGGGAGTACTCAAGCTTTCATCGGTATGTGCGGAATGGGATTTACCAAGCTAATTGGGCAGGTTGTGAGAAGCTGCGGTTGTCTACAGGGTGTGAGCCTGAGTGAGACGGGTAGAGAGTATGTGGAATGGTAAATTTCTAACAAAAAAAGGTGAGTATGTCTCGTGTGTCTTTGGGGGCAGGTCTTGTAATCATACAGCTTACAGCTACACATATAGCGCTAGTCAACGCACCAGTTTTCTATAAGCAACCCAGGCACCCGTGTGAATTCTTTTTCATTGTTTGT
This genomic window contains:
- a CDS encoding transposase, translated to MSQYRRDNTPGATWFFTVVTYKRQRFLCDEPVRLALRKAIMETRKNWPFRIDSWVLLPDHLHCIWSLPEGDADFATRWNLIKRRTSKALKGSYYNDCLMTDSKTSRRELTFWQRRYWEHRIRDDRDFERHIDYIHYNPVKHGYSQAPSEWEYSSFHRYVRNGIYQANWAGCEKLRLSTGCEPE